The Cervus canadensis isolate Bull #8, Minnesota chromosome 21, ASM1932006v1, whole genome shotgun sequence genomic interval agcagtgaaagcactgagtcctaagcacaggattgccagggaattccctgccatATTATTTTAACCACCTCCGTGTTGGAATGCTGGGTTTCAGGACTGAGGATGAGTCAACAACTGTAgaaaatatgttgttgtttagttggtaagttgtgtctgactcttttgtgaccccatggactgcagcctgccagtcttctctgtccatgggatttcccaggcaagaatactggagtgggttgaaatttctttctccaggggttcttcccgacccaaggatcaaacatgcatctcctgcattggcaggtggattctttaccactgaaccaccagggaaacccaacaaaTGTGAGAatgattatatataataatgattCTCCAATGATTTGGTAAATTTCTTTTCCTATCCTTTTCAAGCAATCCCTTGTCCTAAAGAAGTCATTGCCAATTCCTTCCGGGAGCCTGAGAGAGCAAAATATGTGTTCAGAGATGTGGTGAAGATAACCTGTGTGGATGGGTTTGAAGTTGTGCAGGTAAAGCATTgtcaggggctcctctctagttccTAGGTCAGGATGAGCATACTGGAATCATCTGATCAGTTACCGAATGTTCTCGTTTGAGTGAGGTCTAGCACCTCCGTCAAGAGAAGCCCTCAGGATCTCTACTTGTCTTCTCAGCCATAAAGATCCTTGGACATTTTCACATTCTCCTTTTGGCTTCAGGCTTCCTGGGGAAGGGGACTAGTATGCTGGGGCAAAGTTGTCTTTTAGCTCCAACTCCTGAATGCTTTGGGTCATTCTGCTAAGATGTCCCCAAGCTTCTTGTAGTAAAGACTTCTCATTGATCCAAGGCCGGAGATCAATTCCATTTTTGGCTTTTGATTCCCTGTATCTCTCTTTATAAACTAATATTGAGGTTTATTATTTTCCAGGGAAGTGTTGGTTCCCCATCTTTCTACTCTACTTGTCAAAGCAATGGAAAGTGGAGTAATTCCAAGTTGCGGTGTCAACGTATGCATCTTTTTAAAACGGGACTACTTttgtcaaaaagtgggcagtggcccagttCTTGGAAATCCCTGCTCATtacccaaaatagttggaataattatactcattagcctatgaaattactcagTCTTATGAAAACTCACAACCCTGGtgcctctcaccttctgagatggcccacagtCTGTCTGTGGACTGTGTATCTTCCTGAATAAATCTTCTTTCCCTTAAGAATAAAGAGGGGAATAATTTTCCCCCTCCCGAAGGAAGTGGGAAGATTAAGGCACAATTTCTGAGATACAAATGCATGGTTTCTCCTTAGGCTTGTGAGATAGTGAATTGGGTTTCGAAGGGAAGTCAGTTGTAGAATCCTAGTCCTGATCTGACCCTAGGCCAGCCAGACTAGCAGGTTTCTTACAAAGAAAGGGTCTATGAGATTAGTAGAGTTAATAGCATTCTATGGGTCCATTTCTACAGAGGCCTCACCAATCACTGGGAATCAGGTTCATTCTTGCCACTTTCAAGGGGCCATCTGAAGTGGCAGGACTCAGTGGGCTGGGGAGATGAGCATGGCCACAGAGAGGCTGATGTGGGGGATTCACCCCAAATGTGCTTATGAAtgggggggggcagggaaggagTGAGGAACACAGCTGGGAAGATGGATTGGCCCAGGGATTCTTCCTGGGAAGAAGTGTCTATCCTGATCatctctctcctgccttcctcctgtAGCCGTGGACTGTGGCACTCCTGAACCCATTCGGCATGGTAGAGTCGAAGATCCGGAAAGTACTCTATTCGGTTCCATCACTCGCTACTCTTGTGAGGGGCCATATTACAGCATGGAACATGAAGGGAGCGGTAAGATTTCTTTgactaaagaaaagagaaagaaagagtgagaGTGTTGGAGGGTGAATAGTGCAATCTTTCTGGGTTGGAGAGAGTTTGGAAAGAATGAGGGAGATGGGCTGGGCTTTGTTCATCCTCTTTGTTTAGTCTAAAGATACAGTTTTCACACAGGATGGGGTTGGGGGCATGGGTTGTGTAGGATCACTTGTAGAGTATCATAGAGATCACCTAGGTCAGCTTCAGGAACTCCCCCTAAAATATCCATTTTCATGTGGTCATCCAGCTTTTGACCAACTATGTAATGTAGAACCCACAGGAGTAATGCTTCCAGCTTCAAGTCTCTATTctatgatgactttttttttctcacaccatgtggcatgcaggatcttagttcccaatcAGGGTTCAAACCAGtggcccctgccttgggagcacagagtcttaactgctggaccaccagggaagtcccacaactgACTTTCTTGATGGAAAGGCCTTGGTGGTGCTGGATGAAGGACTGGATGGCTCATGATATGTCCCAGTTCATTGCTTTCAATTTAATTTCCTCCTTGAAGCACTTTCCCAGCCTCCACCTTAATCCTCTTCCTTCTGCTTTGGAGAATGTTCCTTCTAATCCCTGGGCAAGGGGATTGTTTGGGGCCAAAGGGATTGTTTGGAGGATgttctcaagattattttatgGTAGGTTTGGTCCCATTGCCTCCTAAAATCCCAGAGGCACTGAGGCTCTGAATGGAAGGCAGAAGATAAGTGAGAAGATGTGATGGTGAGTGTGTTCCTTCTCTCTGTGCTGTTTCAGAGGTGTATCACTGCAGCGGCAATGGGAGCTGGGTGAACGAGGTGCTGGGCACAGAGCTGCCGAAATGCATTGCAGGTAATCAGGGCTCAGACTTGGGTAGAGAGCGTGTCCTCAGGTGCATGTGCATTGGGCTCACCTTCTAAAAGGAGTTGTAATCCTCTTGGGGAGGGAACTGATGGTCTGGGCCTACCAGAGCCTAGCTCAGTGAGGTGGAGACAAATCTGGGCATGGATCTGCCAGGGCCTTAATCAACTGCACTGTCAGGGTGACTGACCCTAAAGAGAAAAGTCAGCCAGTGACAGTTGGTGTCAGAGTCTGGGATGGTTAGATTTGGTTATGTTGGTGCAGGAAGAGGATCTAGGATTGCTAAAAACAGGGTGTGAAAATTGAGAGTGAGCAATCAACACTTAGGAACAAGATTGGTTGAATATCCTAGGTATTATATTAAAAGCCTATCTGGCAACAAGAtacagaagaatgaaagaaataaggGGCTGCACAGAGATTAGATGGCTtctcctggtggcttagatggtaaagaatttacctgcgatttgggttcaatccctaggttgggaagatccccttgagtaggaaaacacaacccacttcagtattctttcttgaagtattccatggactgaggagcctggtgagctagtcagaaagagtcagacatgactgagcaactaacactcagaCCATCATTATAGAGATTAGAGTTGAGTGGAAGAAGACTCCCAGACAAAGCCAGGAATATAATAATGATGCTCATAGTAACAACACTGTAATTGAGAGCTAGGGACTCAGCTAACTAATTGAATTTATTATCTCATTCAATCAAGTCTTTGCAATAACCCTCTGGGTGAGGTGTTATTGGTCCTGCTTTACAGTTGAGTGAATTCATTGCGAGTTCACAGTTCAGGAAGGGATGGGATAGgctttgaacccacatctgtctgTTATGCTCAACTCAGAGTCCATTCGGGCTGACTAGGGTAGGATTTAGGTAAGCCAACTTGATCTGAAATACAATTCAGTTTTAGTTGCATTGGGTAATGACAAAGCAACCTTACCTGAGTCATTGGAGGATGAGATGAAAGAtgggaaaagagaaccctcttttTGCCCTACGTCCAGTTACTAGGAGGGACTTGGCTGCAGTTAGGACTTGAGTGAAGAAGGTGGTAAGTGTTGGACATGGGCATCAGAGGCAGATAGAAGGCTTGCCTTCCCACTACATGTGTGAGAACAGAGTCTCCCAGCTCGGGCTCCTAGTTGGGTCCGTGACCTGATGTGTTGAGCCTGGGGTGACACGTGTCTCCTGTAGGACAATGAGTTAAGCTGTCCATAGTGTGAGGCTCATTTAGGTTCGGTACTTTATACACAGGCTCAGTTTAACCAGTCTCCCCCACAAGCCTGCTCTTGGCACTGGCGATGTGGGATATTTGATCCTTAGGTGAGTTCAGGTAAGTCAGGCATTGAGATGGTTGAccaaatacagtaagtcccctacatgtgAATGAGTTCTATTCCAAGAGCATGTTCGTAAGTCCAACATCATGAgcttaggtacccaactaacacaactgtACTGTACTATAACACCTCATAGTATAATAATggcttataatacttttcacacaaagggtttataatactttcacacaaataatacatacaaaatacaaaacaactcaaaaaaaataaagaaaacactttcttaaaaagatctttatttacttatttgactttgctgtgtcttagttgcagcatgtgggatctagttctccagtcagggatggaacccaggctcctGGGTTTGAGTGGACAGAGTCTTAGCCCATGGGCCACCTGAGAAATCCCCAGAAAAcacttttaatcttacagtagggaccttgaaaagtacagtagtatcGTTCAACAGCTGGAGCTTCTTAGCAGTACCAGCCATATCACTGCTGTTTTTACACTggcttccagacatcctgggcttgaagcAGATTCTATACTACTGTACTTTACACCACTGTAAGTTCACAAGAGCACAGACACTTGTAGAGGATCTGTGCACAGGACAATGTACCCCAGACACCTGAACTTACTTACGTGATTGGATGTGCAAGCGCAAGTTCACGTCTTTGAAAGTTTACAGCTTGAAGGTTGGTGTAGGGGATTTCCTGTATCAGGTTGGCTGTGTTGTGCTGAGAACAATGAAGCCCAGCAGGTGTTTGAGTAGCTGGAGGATTGCTGGGGGCCGGCGACTACCCaccttgttctttttcctttctagtcTGTGGCACCCCCAGCGAACCTTTTATAGCAACACAAAGAATATTTGGAGGCTCCATGGCAAAGATTGAAAATTTCCCCTGGCAAGTCTTCTTCTCGAACCCATGGGCTGGTGGGGCTCTCATTGATGAATACTGGGTGCTGACAGCTGCCCATGTCGTGGAAGGAAATGATATGCCAGTGATGTATGTTGGATCCTCCTCAGTGGTCACCTCACAATTGTCAAATGCTCAGATGCTCACTGCCGAGAGAGTTTTTATCCATCCAGAATGGGAGGTCCTGGATCCTTCGGTAGTACGGAAGAATTTTGACAATGACATTGCGCTGGTGCGGCTGAGAGACCCAGTGAAAATGGGACCCAAGGTCGCCCCTATctgcctaccaggcacctcctcAGAATATGACCCCCCAGAGAATGTCCTGGGGCTGATCTCAGGCTGGGGTAGAACAAATGCCAAAAGTCATGTTATCAGGCTCAGAGGGGCAAAGCTACCCGTTGCTCCCTTATCCAAATGCCGGGAGGTGAAGGGGGTCAATCCTGAAATAGATATCCGTTCTTTTGTTTTCACTGAGAACATGATCTGTGCCGGTAATGACAAGGGTGTTGATAGCTGTGAGGGGGACAGTGGGGGGGCCTTTGCCGTACAGGACCCTAAGGAAAACAACCCCAAATTCTATGTTGCTGGTTTGGTGTCCTGGGGCCCCCAGTGTGGGACCTACGGGATCTACACTCGAGTCAAGAACTATGTTGACTGGATAAGGAAGACAATGCAGGAAAATAGTGCCCCCAGTGTAGACTAACCATACAGGTCCTACCAGCCTCTCTAAGGGCTGTGACCCCTCTGGACTTTCTGTTCCTCACAATAATCCCATTATTTCATCATGACTGAGAGAGGACATGGGAGTAAGATTGAGCTGTTGATAGAACTTGGTTGTTGGGATACCTGATTGGAGGTAGGGTTCTGCTCCTGTGGTTGTGTTGGTCGTGGATGACCCACTCCTGTTCTGGTTCTGACTCTGAAATTTGCTGTGGGGCATTCTCTTGacttttttgtttcccttttacCTGTTTGAAGTTGACTGTATCATTTCTGCTATCTACTTGTAATAAAGCATGTTTATAAC includes:
- the C1S gene encoding complement C1s subcomponent, whose translation is MSCSPGMNKLPEMWCIVLFSLVAWVYAEPTMYGEVLSPNYPQAYPNEVEKSWDIEVPEGYGIHLYFTHLDIELSENCSYDSLQIMSGGHEEGKLCGRRTSKNSNSPVVKEFHIPYNKIQVIFRSDFSNEERFTGFAAYYVAEDINECTAFADAPCSHFCNNFLGGYFCSCPPEYFLHEDKKNCGVNCSGNVFSTMTGEVVSPNYPSPYPESSRCDYQIQLEEGYRVVVTMRREDFDVEPADSEGHCPDSLLFVTEDQHFGPYCGNGFPGPLTIETQSSALNIIFQTDGSEQRKGWKFRYHADPIPCPKEVIANSFREPERAKYVFRDVVKITCVDGFEVVQGSVGSPSFYSTCQSNGKWSNSKLRCQPVDCGTPEPIRHGRVEDPESTLFGSITRYSCEGPYYSMEHEGSEVYHCSGNGSWVNEVLGTELPKCIAVCGTPSEPFIATQRIFGGSMAKIENFPWQVFFSNPWAGGALIDEYWVLTAAHVVEGNDMPVMYVGSSSVVTSQLSNAQMLTAERVFIHPEWEVLDPSVVRKNFDNDIALVRLRDPVKMGPKVAPICLPGTSSEYDPPENVLGLISGWGRTNAKSHVIRLRGAKLPVAPLSKCREVKGVNPEIDIRSFVFTENMICAGNDKGVDSCEGDSGGAFAVQDPKENNPKFYVAGLVSWGPQCGTYGIYTRVKNYVDWIRKTMQENSAPSVD